Sequence from the Chthonomonas sp. genome:
TACTTGTCGTCCCCGTTGCCCGACGAACCGTTGATCGTCGACATGAGGTCGCCCATGTAGTAGAAGCTGAACGCCTGCGCTGAAGTACTGATATTCCGAATAGACCACTCGTACTTCAGTTGAGCCTTCGAAGCTCCTACATCAGTGTTGTTGATGACGCCAGGAATCAACGTCGACTTGATCGTGAACTGCAGGATCTGCGAGCCAGTGCCGGTGTCCTTCTGGTTAACCACCAGCGTTCGCGACACATTTGCACCCACCACTCCGGTGTCTTCGCTGATGAAAATTGAGTTCGAACTGGTGGTCGTGTTCAGCGCAAACTCGGTGCTGGTGCCCTTCTTCCAGTAGAACCAGCTACGCTCGATCGGATTGGTCGACGGCGTACTCTCGGCCGAGTTAAAACCGTCGTTCGTCGGGTTCAAGTGTCCACCACCCATCGTGCCATTGGCGGCCGAGCCTGAACCAACCTTGGCCGACCACTTGAACGGACCAGTGGCAGCACTGTCATACATGGACATGTCCGCTTGAGCGGCCACAACCGAACCGAGCAGAGCAAACGAAAACGCAAGCTTCGTACTATTTTTCATTGAGTATCACCTTTCAAGAAATCTGGGCCGCATATCCGGAGTTACAATCTCCATCCCCAAAGCGCGATCCACAGCACTATCGTTATCAGAGACTCAATCGGTGACAAGTAATTTTACTAGATGATCCACAGGATGCGCATATTTAGCCTCAGTGCGAGGTGCGCTCTCGACAAGTTATTTGTCCCATAGATTGACTGAACTGAGTGCACCACTCCGCGTCCATGCCTGAGACGGTTCGCGGGGGTGCCTGTTCAGCTCCGACGTACTCTTTGGGTGGCACCTAAGGCGTCGCGCGTAATGTGGCACCCTCGCGGCCCGGCATAATGCGGGTATGAGCGTCTTGCAGGAGCATCTGCACGCGTATCTAGCGCATCTCGCGGCATCCAAGTCCGTGCATACCGTTCGGAGCTATGCAGCCGACCTGCGCCCCCTCTGCGAGTCTGCCGAATCGCCCGAGCTGCTCACCCCCGAACTCCTGCGAAGATTCTTCCGAGACCACGCCAAGCACCCGGCCACTCGCGCACGCAAGCTCTGTGCGGTCCGCTCATTCTGCAAGTACCTGCGCCGCGTCAGGGTCCTCGAAACTGACCCGACGCTGACGCTGGAGTCACCCATCCACCGGAAACGGTTGCCCAAAGCCCTCAACCAAACCCAGATGGGTGAGATGCTCGATCAGAACAACCCGGGCAAGACGCCGCTGCGCGACCAGGCGATTCTCGAGCTGATGTATTCGGCAGGACTGCGGGCCAACGAGACCGTCGGGGTCAATTGGAGCGATTTGAACTTTCAAGACAACACGCTGCTGGTGCGCGGAAAGGGCAACAAGCAACGGGTCGTCATCTTCTCGGAGACCGCTGCGCGCACGATTCGCGAGTACATCGCGGCTGGCCCCGCTCGGAACGGCGATGCGCTCTTCATCAATCCAAAAGGAGGACGCCTTAGCACCCGCACGGTGCAGAACATCGTCCACCGGTGGGCGGCCAATGCCGGACTCCCGCCGACCACCACTCCGCACACGTTGCGACACAGCTTCGCAACTCACCTACTGGATGGCGGAGCGGATCTCAAGTCGGTGCAGCAACTCCTTGGCCACGAGAGCCTCGCCACGACCCAGGTGTACACGCACATTAGCGTCGAGCGATTGCGGGATGCGGTGCGGACGGCGCACCCAAAGGCCAAGACCGGCACTACATGATCTGAACGTCGTTCGGGCCCTTCTGCACTTCGCCGATGATCGCCGCATTCTCGCCCTCTTGGGACAGCCGCTGCACGACCGATGGCGCAACCTCGCGGCTGCAGATGAGCACCATGCCGACGCCCATGTTGAAGACCCGGTACATCTCGGCTGTCTCGATGTTCCCTGCTTCCTGGATCATCTGGAAGATTGGCAACGGCGTCCAACTTCGGCGGTCGATGATGACTCGGCAGTCGGTCGGCAGAATCCGCGGGATGTTGTCGTAGAACCCACCGCCAGTGACATGCGCCGCCGCGTACACCTCAGGCACCTCACTGAGGATGGGATAGACCGCGTTGAAGTAACACCGATGCGGGCGAAGAAGCTCCTCCCCGACCGTCGTGCCCAGACCCGCAATCTCGTCCCGGGCACTGATGCCAGCCGAATCGAACAGCGCGCGGCGGGCCAGCGAGTACCCGTTCGTGTGCAACCCGCTTGAAGCGATCCCGACGACCGCATCTCCCGCTTGCATCTTGGCCCGCGGCAACTTCTTTTCGTAGTCCACCACGCCGACGATTGAGCCGACGATGTCGATCTCGTCATCTACGTACACGCCAGGCAACTCGGCCGTCTCGCCTCCAATGAGCGCGCATCCGACTGCCGAGCACGCGTCTGCTGCCGATCGGAGCACATCGCCAAACTGCTCGGCGTTTAGGTGCGAACACCCAAAGTAGTCAAGGAAAAAGAGAGGCCGTGCACCCTGGCAGAGGATGTCGTTCACGCAGTGATTGACGATGTCCGCACCGAGGCCATCAAATTTGCCGAGCATCGCTGCGACCTTTGTCTTGGTCCCCACGCCGTCGATGCTGCTCACGAGCACCGGGCGCGCCATGTCGGAGAAGTCGGGTTGGAAGAGTGCGCCGAATCCGCCGATGCCGCCGATCACCGAGTCGTTGTGAGTCTTGCGGAGCGTTTCGGAAACCGACCGAAGCACGACTGCTGCGCCATCGATATTTACCCCGGCATCCTGGTACGTCAACGATTGATCGGCCATCGTCTGGTGAGCGTACCAGGATTGGGTCGGGGTATCCTCAGCGGGTCCGAGCCAGTAGCTCAGTCGGTAGAGCAACGCCCTTTTAAGGCGTGGGTCCTGGGTTCGAGTCCCAGCTGGCTCACATTCTCATTCATTGCGCGCCCATGCGCATGCACCGCTTACAAGTCGTCATAATCCGATAAACCTATGAGCATCGTCCTCTTGGATGCCAACGACATGAAGCGAACCCTGGGCCGATTGGCTCATGAAATCCTTGAGGCGCACGGCGGTGCCCAAGATCTGGTCGTCGTCGGCGTCATGAAGCGCGGCTACCCGGTCGCCAAGCGGCTCGCCTTTGTCATGACCACCGTCGAAGGGCGCACCATCCCGTGTGGCAAGCTCGACACCTCGCGCTACCGAGACGACATTCGCCCCGGCGAGACCGAAGACCTTAGCGAGATCCCATTCGAAGTCACGAACAAAGACGTGATTCTGGTGGACGAGGTCATCTTCACCGGTCGCACGATCCGCGCCGCCATGGACGCACTGCTCAAATTTGGCCGCCCCCGCACCATTCAACTTGCCGTCCTCGTAGACCGCGGCTATCGAGAATTTCCGATCCAGCCCGACTACTGCGGGCGGGAGATCGAGTCCGACCGCGGGGACCACGTCATCGTCAAAGTCCACGAGTTTGACGGCGAAGACGCGGTGGTCCTGGAGTCGGCCACCATCGCCGAGGAGTCGCACGCATGAGCACCCGCCACCTACTAACGATCCGGTCCCTCGAGACCCCGATCATCGAAGAGCTCATCGAGAATGCGAAACTTTTCCGCGCAAAGGTCCTCGCGGGCGAAACGCTCACCGCAAACCCCTCGCGCGTCGTTGGGCTCGTCTTCTTTGAAGGCTCGACCCGCACCCGCGTCAGCTTCGAGCAGGCCGCGCACTACCTAGGCTATCGCACCACCAACTTCGCCAGCCAAGGCAGTTCGATGGCCAAAGGGGAGACGCTTCGGGACACAATCCTCACCCTCCGCTATGAGCGGCTGGAAGGGCTGGTGATCCGGCATCCGGCCAGTGGATCGGCCCAACTTGCGGCACAGTTCTTCGGCTCCCCTGTCCTGAACGCTGGCGACGGCCAGCACGAGCACCCGACCCAAGCGCTCGGCGATGCCTTGACGATCCTCGATCGCAAGGGACGAATCGAAGGGCTGACGGTCGCAATTGTGGGCGATATCTTGCATTCACGGGTCGCCCGTTCGAACGCCTGGCTCCTAAGCAAACTTGGAGCGACCGTCCGATTTGTCGCGCCGCGAACCCTGATGCCCTCGCATATGGCGCTCATGCCCGGCCAGACGTACTACGACCTCGCCGCCGGGATCGAAGGGGCCGACGTGATCATGTGTTTGCGCCTGCAACGCGAACGGATGGACAGCGGCCTCGTCTCTATCGGTGAGTTTCGGCGTGCCTACCAGATCAACGCGCGCACCCTCAAGTACGCCAAGAAGGACTGTTTGGTCATGCACCCCGGCCCCATCAACCGTGGCGTAGAGCTAGACGACGCGGCGGCCGACGGCGTGAGTTCGGCAATCCGAGACCAAGTGGAGAACAGCATCTTTGTCCGGATGGCGGCTTATGACTGGGTCTTTGGCGGCCATGCGGCGGCGGGGCTGAAACCGTCTGCTAAAACCAGCGCGAAGAGGCCCAAATCGGGGAGCGGAGGAAAGAAGTGAAGACAGTCCTGAAGAACGGCCGCATCCTTGACCCGTCTACCAAAACCGACATGATCGGCTCGGTTGTCATCGAATTCGACCAGATCACCGAGCTCGGTGCAAAGGTGAATGAGGACGGGGCCGAGGAGATATACGATTGCACAGGCCTGTGGATCACCCCTGGCCTGGTGGACCCACACGTACACCTGCGCGAACCGGGTGAAGAGCACAAAGAGACCATCGCCAGCGGTACCCAGTCGGCAGCTGCGGGCGGGTTCACCACCGTGTGCTGCATGCCCAACACCAGCCCCCCGCTGGACAAGCCGGAGCTTATCGACTTCATCCTAGACCGGGCGGCCTCGCCCGATGCGGGCGGCGTCTTCGTCGCGCCGGTCGGTGCCCTGACGATTGGGCTCAAGAATGAGCGGCTCAGTGACCTCGCCGCGCTCAAGAAGGCGGGCATCATCGCCGCCAGCGATGAAGGCGCGCCGATCCAAGATTCTGCGCTCCTCACTCGCGCGATGGTGAGTTGCGCCCAGCTCGATCTGCCCATCATGTCGCACGCCGAGGACATGAACCTGAGCCGTGGCGCGTGCATGAACGATGGCGCGATGAGCGCGATGCTAGGTTTGAAGGGGATGCCGCGCAGCGCCGAAGAGATCATGGTGATGCGCAATTGTCTGCTCTCGCTGCACACCGGTTGCCAACTGCACGTCATGCGCGTTAGCACCTGGGGCGCGGTCGAGATGATCCGGCAAGCCAAGTACTTGGGCGCACCGGTTACATGCGAGATCTGCCCGCAGTACTTCACGCTGACCGATGACATGGTGGGCGAATTCGATCCCCACTACAAGACGACGCCGCCCTTGAGGACACCGATCGACCTCGATATCCTACGCCAGGCGCTCGCCGATGGCACCATCGACTGCATTGCGAGCGACCAC
This genomic interval carries:
- a CDS encoding PEP-CTERM sorting domain-containing protein, which codes for MKNSTKLAFSFALLGSVVAAQADMSMYDSAATGPFKWSAKVGSGSAANGTMGGGHLNPTNDGFNSAESTPSTNPIERSWFYWKKGTSTEFALNTTTSSNSIFISEDTGVVGANVSRTLVVNQKDTGTGSQILQFTIKSTLIPGVINNTDVGASKAQLKYEWSIRNISTSAQAFSFYYMGDLMSTINGSSGNGDDKYETVLGGVGQSTVRTKISSTNASSSTIPTIYVTAWSASNLVANGEYSVGATPATRTKFTDTTASAALLNNLATPVTGNGALAYQYDLNLAAGASTNGVVWLGYNTVPEPASVAAIGLGLVALLARKRKK
- a CDS encoding phosphoribosylformylglycinamidine cyclo-ligase — protein: MADQSLTYQDAGVNIDGAAVVLRSVSETLRKTHNDSVIGGIGGFGALFQPDFSDMARPVLVSSIDGVGTKTKVAAMLGKFDGLGADIVNHCVNDILCQGARPLFFLDYFGCSHLNAEQFGDVLRSAADACSAVGCALIGGETAELPGVYVDDEIDIVGSIVGVVDYEKKLPRAKMQAGDAVVGIASSGLHTNGYSLARRALFDSAGISARDEIAGLGTTVGEELLRPHRCYFNAVYPILSEVPEVYAAAHVTGGGFYDNIPRILPTDCRVIIDRRSWTPLPIFQMIQEAGNIETAEMYRVFNMGVGMVLICSREVAPSVVQRLSQEGENAAIIGEVQKGPNDVQIM
- the pyrR gene encoding bifunctional pyr operon transcriptional regulator/uracil phosphoribosyltransferase PyrR; translation: MSIVLLDANDMKRTLGRLAHEILEAHGGAQDLVVVGVMKRGYPVAKRLAFVMTTVEGRTIPCGKLDTSRYRDDIRPGETEDLSEIPFEVTNKDVILVDEVIFTGRTIRAAMDALLKFGRPRTIQLAVLVDRGYREFPIQPDYCGREIESDRGDHVIVKVHEFDGEDAVVLESATIAEESHA
- a CDS encoding tyrosine recombinase XerC; the protein is MSVLQEHLHAYLAHLAASKSVHTVRSYAADLRPLCESAESPELLTPELLRRFFRDHAKHPATRARKLCAVRSFCKYLRRVRVLETDPTLTLESPIHRKRLPKALNQTQMGEMLDQNNPGKTPLRDQAILELMYSAGLRANETVGVNWSDLNFQDNTLLVRGKGNKQRVVIFSETAARTIREYIAAGPARNGDALFINPKGGRLSTRTVQNIVHRWAANAGLPPTTTPHTLRHSFATHLLDGGADLKSVQQLLGHESLATTQVYTHISVERLRDAVRTAHPKAKTGTT
- a CDS encoding dihydroorotase — its product is MKTVLKNGRILDPSTKTDMIGSVVIEFDQITELGAKVNEDGAEEIYDCTGLWITPGLVDPHVHLREPGEEHKETIASGTQSAAAGGFTTVCCMPNTSPPLDKPELIDFILDRAASPDAGGVFVAPVGALTIGLKNERLSDLAALKKAGIIAASDEGAPIQDSALLTRAMVSCAQLDLPIMSHAEDMNLSRGACMNDGAMSAMLGLKGMPRSAEEIMVMRNCLLSLHTGCQLHVMRVSTWGAVEMIRQAKYLGAPVTCEICPQYFTLTDDMVGEFDPHYKTTPPLRTPIDLDILRQALADGTIDCIASDHSPHANYEVQVPFEEAPYGMVGLESVVGLTLTHVTHKGLLSPLDTIEKLSTAPARILRLDAGCLTPGETPVAQITLIDPEVEWTFDAARTFSKGKNTPFHGWELKGKAVATFCGGEIYRDARFREDRYKTFD
- a CDS encoding aspartate carbamoyltransferase catalytic subunit, which gives rise to MSTRHLLTIRSLETPIIEELIENAKLFRAKVLAGETLTANPSRVVGLVFFEGSTRTRVSFEQAAHYLGYRTTNFASQGSSMAKGETLRDTILTLRYERLEGLVIRHPASGSAQLAAQFFGSPVLNAGDGQHEHPTQALGDALTILDRKGRIEGLTVAIVGDILHSRVARSNAWLLSKLGATVRFVAPRTLMPSHMALMPGQTYYDLAAGIEGADVIMCLRLQRERMDSGLVSIGEFRRAYQINARTLKYAKKDCLVMHPGPINRGVELDDAAADGVSSAIRDQVENSIFVRMAAYDWVFGGHAAAGLKPSAKTSAKRPKSGSGGKK